In Hylaeus volcanicus isolate JK05 unplaced genomic scaffold, UHH_iyHylVolc1.0_haploid 12237, whole genome shotgun sequence, the genomic stretch AAACAGCGATTGGCTTTCTTTTGACAGGTTTTCTTCGAAACCCGTAATGTTCTTATGATAATTACTAGAGAGATGGTCAACTGGGTGGATCTTAAAAATCTCGGCATCTTTTTGACTATCTTGTGTTCTAAAGCATTTTAACATGACAAGGAGTGAggtttgaacaaaaattaaacgaacatACGGCAACAATACTGTTGTATCAAAAAACAACGCTTTTGAAGAATccattttattagtttttgtCGGCATTGCTAAAAATGACAACATAAAGACACGTCTACTTTTTGTATTGAATGACAACTGGAGTTCTGATTTGAATTAAACTTTTTTGAttgtgcaattattttttttttaatgtacaacTTACTTATAGAACACTCTTCATCGTCACTGTTATGACCGCCACTTGTTGAATTGGAACTTTTGCTACCGATTCCAGATTGGTTTAGTTTTTTTACAACGTTTTCTCGTTCactcaaatttttatttatattttggaatataatttgaaaaaatgggGCAAtccatttttccaaaaaaaaacaatgtgcCAAAACTTCAAGTTCTTCTGGAATGTGGTTCCATGCCTTCTCGTTATGATACATCAATAAACAGGgtttcaaaaacaaaacatcCGGGTTATACTTCCATATTTTAAAATCACGAGAAGTTTCATACCTGACTAGAtaccaattaaaataaaaaacatttcacaaaaataagtttaaaaggcctacaaatatttttgatagcttcattaaacaaaatatttccatttaatgAATCCTTTACTGTGTCATTAGATTTATCAAAAACGCTTTTACAGGCTTCATTGCCACAATCCGTATCATTCAACGGTAGGctagtttttgtatttttttcattggaatCGCTATCTAGAAAAAACAATTAGGAATCGGTTTACTATACAACCACGATAGAACGTAGTCATGAATTTAGTTATAAACTTGTTCTATTTTGTTACactaatcaaataaaaataaaattatagagtattattcaaaataaaaaactacaaacaAAAAACGTAAGTTTTAGATTTTTGTTCAACCGtgaattcaaaaaaataaaattgaaatagctCCGTTACTTTACCTAAAAAAGAAGTCAAGGAATAGGATCCTAGAGGTTTTgagaaaaaagttttaaaaaaaaacgactgCTTAGAACTGTGTTGATCACTTGATGAACAcaaagtttgtttgtttaaacttTTATTCCTCAGATATCGAGTTACAGAGTTTAACAAAGATAGAATTCTAACAATCACCTTTATGGTTATAACACTCTAATAACAAACCATTACACATTCTTTGAGTTAAAGTATACTTTTAAAATGAGAAGCTTACAAAAGTCGTCaaacattgtaaaaaaattttgcatGCTGTCGGAcatgttaaagataaaatgtatttttcgaaatgtaaatttttgcgGTGAAGGGAAAAAGACTCCCCATCATTTTCTAAGACTATGTAATACCATTgacaccatttttttttttttttacatacataaaatttgctccaaaataaataaaatattttcttgcctctaaagaataaaataattttatttagaaattaaaatttgaacatttaataaattaaagttacCCGGAAACACAAATCCATTGATAATTCACTTTCTTGAAATAAAGCATCTTCTCTTATAAGCACTAAGAGAGCTAGCATAACTCTTGATGGATGATAAAGtgtctgaaataaaaaaaaccatgTTTTTAAAGAAAGCTTATGTTCGTTTTGAAACCCATTTAAAAACTACATACTAACGAAACTGTGTCTTGTAAAAGGAATCCGCTAACTAAGTCTGCTATAGCGCGTTGGTGACAGCATAGAAGCAATTGACGTAAAATCCACTCTTTTTTCTTCAGGTAAACAGTTAGCTGAAATATtgtgagaaatttttttttgtattcaggTTCAGATACAGCACTTGTTTACCAAACCAGCCTGCTGGTGATACATTGCCGCAACAATACGACTAAAGTAACCACACAGAATAGGATCATTCACGGCTTTAGAACTTGTTTTTCTTGTGCTTGTCCAATTATAGGGTTTACTAATGttagtatcttttttttaagttgttaaagcataatataaaaattaaaaaaaaattatttttacctgcTAAAGAGTGACGTCTTCTTGTATTCAAATAAGAGGACTTTGAAGAACTTGTTGATCTACAAGAAGAACAGAAGCGtcgtttttttgttttctcagGTGctaaaaaattccataaaGCTTCTAAAACATGTGCGCAATCATTGTCAAAGAACCGCctgaaaatgaaatgtcgGTTGTATCAATAAATTAGATTGAGagtttacattaaaaatgagGGTGATTCAGTACACAACAATTCGCAAGACAAAAAAGGATATCGAAAACATTCTGCTTCAGAAGCATTTGGTAAGGGAAGTTGAGTGCAATATGCAACAAGGCGATACAATGTCGTAGGGAGTAATACGAAGTCAGCAATGACActattcatttgaatttgctaaagaaaaagcaacattaacaaaaaattaataacctttatgaatttattcttTGAAGATAATAGATGAAATCACTTTTACTAATAACTAAAGAATtgtgtatacaaaattttacatgACTTGTTTTTTCACAatgcattattaattgaaaaaaaagacacCATTTGTTAATTGCAAATGAAAGCATGAAAGGATTCTTTAGAAAAcgtcttttaaaaaaaaagaattttcttttgttatttttacataGTAGATTTGGCAATATAAGGGTTTACGCCGCTAAAATAACATGTCTGCTCAATGCACTTAAAATGTTTACTTGCAGAATATCTTCTTGATCCAAAAGAATCTCTAAAGAATAATTATGAGCGGacattgaattatttgaacattCACGCTTGCAAACGTCGGTAGTGGGTAGCACCGAAAAATTCTTGAGTAACATTGATGGTTTAGCgatatgtttaataaaaattcatttattttgaatataaacaatcaaaaaataatatcaaaatagCTACTGTAAAATGTGATTTTCGCAAGATTTTTTGAGTCAAAAAAAAACCTGTTATCCCTTactcaaaattttgttgtattgaGAAGGAATGAGGTGTTAACCAAAAAGTAAACACAACTTATACTATTGATATGTTGCAGTATGAAAAATAACTCTGACGTTTTGAACTTGCTCAAGTTAAAAAAAGGTGACGCTAATTCTTATAAAGATTCAACGTTCATTCTACTACATCTTGTCATAAATCCACTTTCCgaacacattttattttataccaaAACTACCTATACTTTGTAAAGTGCTACCAGGTATAAACAGCTATAAAATTACCACATATTATTGacagtttattaaaatttttgtttaaaattataaacattctTAGCCTTATAAACTTAAACATAATAAACAGCACATGCAGAACCGTTaggcgattttttttttttgtaatagtttcataaaaaaaaacagcgcATTGCTATAAGTTGTTAGTATATTTAGTCCTAACTACACTCTATTgcactttaaatatttttttaagtcaATGCTGTAGTGTAATGAAAACTTGCACAAAAAAACACTTTGTACTTGCCATGTGTTTATGACATTGTTAAATCAACATTATTTACTTCGACGCATTCCCTAGCTTTCGAAACGTTCTTAAATAACAACAAAGCGTCTAAAGTATGaagattcaatttaaaaagtgatcctaaatttgaatgaatttttcggaCATTGCGTAGTAACAATAAACATATACTGTACAGATCCGTTCGACTAGAGTCTAAAACACAAAAACGGCAACATGCAACACACACAAGAAATGAAGTGTTACCTAATTGAAATAAcgaaacttcttttttatcttgAATGCTGTCATGATTCGTTTTGTAAATCTCATGTTTACAATCGATTTGTTGTAAAACAGAAAGATGACAAGATAAAATACAAGTTAGCCAgtgtaaatgaaattgaagatgaGGACTTCCACCAAGAGATGTTGACAAGTCAGGGgtagataaattaatatcttcgTTAATTTGATTTTGACTTGGTTCCATTAAACATATacgtagaaaatttaataaagcaggaagaaaaagtggaggaaTTGATTCAACAACTACACCAATATATTTGTATGGAATAGATACATAGACGCGAGATAACCACATAAAATCGTTTAAGCCTAATGCTAGTATCATTGCCTAACAGTAAAGTAACGATTTCATAACGTTGTCAATTGgtaatacttaaaaaaaaaatcctactTGAgcaggatttttttttaaaacattaagGATACTCTcgggtgaaacttttttagttattaaattagGTCGAAACGTGTCTAAAGAACTTATTCCTGAAGCCTGATAACTTCCCATGGAACGATTAGATAAAGCCATACAGTTCTATAAGAATAACAGCgaatgacaaatttttttgtaagatgagaaaaaatcatgaaaacgTTTTAgttaaaagagaaaacaagCGTTTACTTTGGAGTCTAGAGAAAAAGTGAACAATCCATGACTGGTGGCAGCACACCATTGTTGACCATCCTGAGAGAAAGctaatttccatattttaaattttttgcgCTCATGCAACGGTTTTAAATCACCAACTTCAATACCAGGCAATGCTTTATgctaaaagttttttttttattacaatgaaataaaaaattaatataaaatcattttcttacCTGTTGAATTCGTTTTTGTTGTCGTGTCACTTCATCTTCGTCCGAATCAGATGCATCAATTTCTTGTATAGAGAATCCACTTTCAGTCATCAATTTGGAGTTCAATTCTATCAATATGCTATCAAATGAGATATTCTTAGACAAAGATACTGAATGTAAAAGTTCACGCGTATCCGAAGCGTAGATACAAACCTAACAGTCATACGAATTCATCTATCTAACGCAAACATTgagaaaaatagtaattattaccCGAGGTGAAGTTTGGGAAGCTGCCAAAAGCCATGAACCGTTGGATGAGTATACaattgttgtaaaatgttgatTCTGTAGTACTCCAGAACCCACAGAAGTAGcgtttgttttctaaaaaataaaaaccagtataagaatataatatagCTACACTTAACTTTCTCAAATACCTTCTCAGATGTACTACGGGAATTGTTAGCTGCATACTTATCAGAAACATTTCGGCCCGATTTTATATCACGTAAACCGTCAATACTGCCAAGTACCTGATGCAGAAAGCATGTACAAACCACAGTTGACATTGACTTATAAAATCATACTGTAGCATCCTGAACATTCCAAAACCATATATTTCCGCATAATGTTGACACCGCAATTTGATTATTGCCTCGTGGATCGAACGCTAAGCAAAGAACACTGCTTGAATGACACAAAGGCTCAGCTTCTCCTCCCTTGCCAATACGACCAAACAATGTCCAAACCCTTAACGTTTTATCCCAAGAACTTGAAATTAATGTACCCGAACGATTAGGATGAGGGTCAAACATAACACATGAAATGCAAGCCTCGTGTCCGGACAAATATTCGATTTGTTTTCCCGtctgatattatttaaatgtataataaattaagacTTCTTAAATAAGAAAGACACTTTAAAAGACAGTGCACCTGTAGTGACCATACGTAAAGGCTGTACTCCGTTCCCCTAGTACCCGCAACAATCAACTCTCCACTTCCATCAATAGCGAggcaaaaaaattgtattccgtTTTGCGTGCTACTAAACGTTCGAAAACAACGATACCGTGCTAGATCATAACAACGAACGGTTCCATCGTTACTCGCCGATATGACTGCGTTTCCctacatttttcaatacaattctttaaaaatgacGCAGAACCAAATACTTGTGGTGTGAATACGATATCATTGATTGGAGCCACATGGTCAGTGAATGTCATGTAATTAAATCCAGACACGGAGTCCCACAACTTCAGTTTACCGTCCTCTCCACCCGTTGCTACAGCTACACTCCTTTGTATTAATCCCAAAGACGACGAGCTCTTATTGTCACCTCCTATACGGTTTTGAGTGACTCTATCCAGAGTAGGACAACAAGCTACACAGCGTATACCCGTTCCATGTGCTTGCTGCTTTAAAATGTAGGTTTCACTTTTCCATTCCCAAACGACAATCTATTAAAACAAGAACATTCatattctcatttatttaaagtcgAAACTAATTTTGGAGAAATTTCACGTACCTGGCCAGCGTAAGAATTTCCGATAGCCAACCATTCTCCGTCAGACGTTATCTCAAGAGCATCTAAAGGAGAGTTACCAATGGATAATGTGTAAAGTGCTGCGAAATCTGGTGtcgaatataaacaaattagaCCATTACTAAACCCAGTGGCAAgaagatttattaaagaattatagGCAACTTGAGATATAAGTGCACCACCAGACTGATTGCAAAAAACCTTGCACTCCATCTTCCAAGATCCTTTGGAATAATCTGGTagcttatttttattttcggaattatcactttgttttgtttcaaaattttcggCAAGacgtttctttcttaattcccgatgaacatttttttcatcatCTTTGCTTAACGAATGAGTAGGAACTCTTTGTAAAGAAAAAGCTCTATTTTCTGTTGAACTCCCAAGTATTTCATCCTGTTCATGTTTTTCAACGTCCGTCATCCAGTTCCACGAAATCATAGTTCCATCAGTCGCGACACCTATCAcgtatttcatattttggCTAAAAAATGCTCCGCAAAGAGGCGAtctaatgaatttaattaaaaaaataaacattacaattgggaaaaagaaaacgatgtGGTGAATAAACTAACCGATGTTCTACAAATGTCAAAACCTTAAAACCCTCTTTAGGGTTGCAACTGAATATGCGCACTGTTAAATCTTTTGAACCAGTACAAACGTATTCGGAATCACAACTCCAACATACAGAAACAATAGTGTCAGCATGATGTTGAATTTTCCGACGTAACGAGCAAAACCAACGGTTTTCCATTGTAGGAACATCCCAAAATTTCAATGCTTTTTGAGACGCTGTCGCTAAATACTTTCCAcacgatgaaaattttgctGCCGAAATGGGATGAGAAAACGAGAATCGACTCAAAATCACACTATTTGTACTATTCACAACAACAGCTCTGCCTATTACGTCTATCGTTATaagaatattcataattggtgaacataaaatatattgaatgtTTTGACGCGCTTCAAACGGCAATGTTTGCACTCGATTTTGACGTAAATCGTAAACTGTTACTCGGTTTGAGGAAGGAACTAGCAAACAGTTTCCTGTTTTATCAAACGTTATTTGACCTCCTTCAAAAGGTGCACCACATACGTTTGCAAACGTATACGACGACATTGAAGTCTATTTTCGTCAAATTCACGGTTTTTGCGATAAAGGTTTCAGGTGAAACTGTAAACTCTAATTTAGTATGTGGTACACAATCACAATATCCGTTCACCACGTTTCTTTTAGTTATACTAATACTTTAGTAAACCAAAgtatacatgaattttttttaactatagAGTTTACAACAGCACGTTTAAAATCCGGagttgtataattaaatttttctttactagTACAATTCGACTTTCTTAATGCATAGGCTTTTactaaaagtttttttttccattttttaataaacacttttaaaattaaaaaaaaattttcaatttcataaaaccaaattttttgttaGCGGAAAAATTGAACTTGATTGCAgattaactaaaaaaatagtattttgtttatctgttaattaaaacaaatatctttGGATTCTTTTATTAGCATGAGATTACAAAATGATACGCAGTTAGATGCTTCAGGTAATATACAAGCATGCTAAATCTTTTAATAGCtttaaacataatttcttgt encodes the following:
- the LOC128883893 gene encoding uncharacterized protein LOC128883893, with protein sequence MSSYTFANVCGAPFEGGQITFDKTGNCLLVPSSNRVTVYDLRQNRVQTLPFEARQNIQYILCSPIMNILITIDVIGRAVVVNSTNSVILSRFSFSHPISAAKFSSCGKYLATASQKALKFWDVPTMENRWFCSLRRKIQHHADTIVSVCWSCDSEYVCTGSKDLTVRIFSCNPKEGFKVLTFVEHRSPLCGAFFSQNMKYVIGVATDGTMISWNWMTDVEKHEQDEILGSSTENRAFSLQRVPTHSLSKDDEKNVHRELRKKRLAENFETKQSDNSENKNKLPDYSKGSWKMECKVFCNQSGGALISQVAYNSLINLLATGFSNGLICLYSTPDFAALYTLSIGNSPLDALEITSDGEWLAIGNSYAGQIVVWEWKSETYILKQQAHGTGIRCVACCPTLDRVTQNRIGGDNKSSSSLGLIQRSVAVATGGEDGKLKLWDSVSGFNYMTFTDHVAPINDIVFTPQGNAVISASNDGTVRCYDLARYRCFRTFSSTQNGIQFFCLAIDGSGELIVAGTRGTEYSLYVWSLQTGKQIEYLSGHEACISCVMFDPHPNRSGTLISSSWDKTLRVWTLFGRIGKGGEAEPLCHSSSVLCLAFDPRGNNQIAVSTLCGNIWFWNVQDATVLGSIDGLRDIKSGRNVSDKYAANNSRSTSEKKTNATSVGSGVLQNQHFTTIVYSSNGSWLLAASQTSPRVCIYASDTRELLHSVSLSKNISFDSILIELNSKLMTESGFSIQEIDASDSDEDEVTRQQKRIQQHKALPGIEVGDLKPLHERKKFKIWKLAFSQDGQQWCAATSHGLFTFSLDSKNCMALSNRSMGSYQASGISSLDTFRPNLITKKVSPESILNVLKKNPAQAMILALGLNDFMWLSRVYVSIPYKYIGVVVESIPPLFLPALLNFLRICLMEPSQNQINEDINLSTPDLSTSLGGSPHLQFHLHWLTCILSCHLSVLQQIDCKHEIYKTNHDSIQDKKEVSLFQLDSSRTDLYSICLLLLRNVRKIHSNLGSLFKLNLHTLDALLLFKNVSKARECVEVNNVDLTMS
- the LOC128883840 gene encoding uncharacterized protein LOC128883840 isoform X2, giving the protein MLLKNFSVLPTTDVCKRECSNNSMSAHNYSLEILLDQEDILQQIQMNSVIADFVLLPTTLYRLVAYCTQLPLPNASEAECFRYPFLSCELLCTESPSFLMRFFDNDCAHVLEALWNFLAPEKTKKRRFCSSCRSTSSSKSSYLNTRRRHSLADTNISKPYNWTSTRKTSSKAVNDPILCGYFSRIVAAMYHQQAGLLTVYLKKKEWILRQLLLCCHQRAIADLVSGFLLQDTVSLTLYHPSRVMLALLVLIREDALFQESELSMDLCFRRQENILFILEQILFLENDGESFSLHRKNLHFEKYILSLTCPTACKIFLQCLTTFSVITIKVIVRILSLLNSVTRYLRNKSLNKQTLCSSSDQHSSKQSFFFKTFFSKPLGSYSLTSFLDSDSNEKNTKTSLPLNDTDCGNEACKSVFDKSNDTVKDSLNGNILFNEAIKNIFRYETSRDFKIWKYNPDVLFLKPCLLMYHNEKAWNHIPEELEVLAHCFFLEKWIAPFFQIIFQNINKNLSERENVVKKLNQSGIGSKSSNSTSGGHNSDDEECSITMPTKTNKMDSSKALFFDTTVLLPTQDSQKDAEIFKIHPVDHLSSNYHKNITGFEENLSKESQSLFQNDEKILLECTQNTENVFINDSRDPHTMINGTMQHEKNNSISRTLKSLNFFLDNDNQNMKPNTNKTTNFLVHLPYGAYPRIGIECISILKLATILLQGTKESRLLIATPIFLNTLVRWFVMNHWNTALHIAIAEIFQSIVLMENPLQKIEVLLQPDSRYTVQTKDNVKEERQCSEHILTVLLMKTHLLSHMTDIIKNYKQVRMEKNIHIRRKKHTNFIKGSFIHTLHLASLICIKTHEYPKELQDFLRLIPEWSDVIDEVLRFSNTLRVPLGGEAPKVENESLKRQEYILPLGLGCWIPGYKRLSNKQEGCLEKNKLNLDLKATEESNLFSDAFKKEQGCERQIDDTYVNVNSCNNKNFIFKKSSSHEECGIDLIRHLNNDMVSHKSNDDGHLLKRTVPSNVCDSTKISMNTSFLHPPTLKSFDAVQMEDMVRSKDFNFLSSATCTDSVDDLSFTIESISFTKPLDRWLGDLRLSFHQKENSDDSYLIDLMSRNVSVAQAPITENQKDS
- the LOC128883840 gene encoding uncharacterized protein LOC128883840 isoform X3: MLLKNFSVLPTTDVCKRECSNNSMSAHNYSLEILLDQEDILQQIQMNSVIADFVLLPTTLYRLVAYCTQLPLPNASEAECFRYPFLSCELLCTESPSFLMRFFDNDCAHVLEALWNFLAPEKTKKRRFCSSCRSTSSSKSSYLNTRRRHSLADTNISKPYNWTSTRKTSSKAVNDPILCGYFSRIVAAMYHQQAGLLTVYLKKKEWILRQLLLCCHQRAIADLVSGFLLQDTVSLTLYHPSRVMLALLVLIREDALFQESELSMDLCFRRQENILFILEQILFLENDGESFSLHRKNLHFEKYILSLTCPTACKIFLQCLTTFSVITIKVIVRILSLLNSVTRYLRNKSLNKQTLCSSSDQHSSKQSFFFKTFFSKPLGSYSLTSFLDSDSNEKNTKTSLPLNDTDCGNEACKSVFDKSNDTVKDSLNGNILFNEAIKNIFRYETSRDFKIWKYNPDVLFLKPCLLMYHNEKAWNHIPEELEVLAHCFFLEKWIAPFFQIIFQNINKNLSERENVVKKLNQSGIGSKSSNSTSGGHNSDDEECSITMPTKTNKMDSSKALFFDTTVLLPTQDSQKDAEIFKIHPVDHLSSNYHKNITGFEENLSKESQSLFQNDEKILLECTQNTENVFINDSRDPHTMINGTMQHEKNNSISRTLKSLNFFLDNDNQNMKPNTNKTTNFLVHLPYGAYPRIGIECISILKLATILLQGTKESRLLIATPIFLNTLVRWFVMNHWNTALHIAIAEIFQSIVLMENPLQKIEVLLQPDSRYTVQTKDNVKEERQCSEHILTVLLMKTHLLSHMTDIIKNYKQVRMEKNIHIRRKKHTNFIKGSFIHTLHLASLICIKTHEYPKELQDFLRLIPEWSDVIDEVLRFSNTLDVGFPVTKD
- the LOC128883840 gene encoding uncharacterized protein LOC128883840 isoform X1, which codes for MLLKNFSVLPTTDVCKRECSNNSMSAHNYSLEILLDQEDILQQIQMNSVIADFVLLPTTLYRLVAYCTQLPLPNASEAECFRYPFLSCELLCTESPSFLMRFFDNDCAHVLEALWNFLAPEKTKKRRFCSSCRSTSSSKSSYLNTRRRHSLADTNISKPYNWTSTRKTSSKAVNDPILCGYFSRIVAAMYHQQAGLLTVYLKKKEWILRQLLLCCHQRAIADLVSGFLLQDTVSLTLYHPSRVMLALLVLIREDALFQESELSMDLCFRRQENILFILEQILFLENDGESFSLHRKNLHFEKYILSLTCPTACKIFLQCLTTFSVITIKVIVRILSLLNSVTRYLRNKSLNKQTLCSSSDQHSSKQSFFFKTFFSKPLGSYSLTSFLDSDSNEKNTKTSLPLNDTDCGNEACKSVFDKSNDTVKDSLNGNILFNEAIKNIFRYETSRDFKIWKYNPDVLFLKPCLLMYHNEKAWNHIPEELEVLAHCFFLEKWIAPFFQIIFQNINKNLSERENVVKKLNQSGIGSKSSNSTSGGHNSDDEECSITMPTKTNKMDSSKALFFDTTVLLPTQDSQKDAEIFKIHPVDHLSSNYHKNITGFEENLSKESQSLFQNDEKILLECTQNTENVFINDSRDPHTMINGTMQHEKNNSISRTLKSLNFFLDNDNQNMKPNTNKTTNFLVHLPYGAYPRIGIECISILKLATILLQGTKESRLLIATPIFLNTLVRWFVMNHWNTALHIAIAEIFQSIVLMENPLQKIEVLLQPDSRYTVQTKDNVKEERQCSEHILTVLLMKTHLLSHMTDIIKNYKQVRMEKNIHIRRKKHTNFIKGSFIHTLHLASLICIKTHEYPKELQDFLRLIPEWSDVIDEVLRFSNTLRVPLGGEAPKVENESLKRQEYILPLGLGCWIPGYKRLSNKQEGCLGRHIEKNKLNLDLKATEESNLFSDAFKKEQGCERQIDDTYVNVNSCNNKNFIFKKSSSHEECGIDLIRHLNNDMVSHKSNDDGHLLKRTVPSNVCDSTKISMNTSFLHPPTLKSFDAVQMEDMVRSKDFNFLSSATCTDSVDDLSFTIESISFTKPLDRWLGDLRLSFHQKENSDDSYLIDLMSRNVSVAQAPITENQKDS